CACACCAATTAATTTTCTCGCATTTATTTCTTCAATTCTTGGTGTGATCTTCAAAATTTTTGAATTGGATTTAGTTTATCTTACCCCTTTGGGATTTTAATACACTGGCGGTTACGAGCAATTGCCCCACATGACGCTGGCTATGCTCCGCCGCATGAAAAAGGAGCCCCAAAACCGTTGAGGGAAGTTTCTTTCTTCCCACCGATCTCGGCTCCATAAGAATATCTTCAGAAAGGCCCTTAAAATAAGCCAACGCCACTTCCACCTGATCTTTAAATCCTGACTTCAAACCCGTTAGTGTCAATTCTTCCTTGGGCACACCTTCGCTTTTTAGATACTCGAATTGGGCGTCCGTTAGCGGCTCACCTTTCGCATACGTCATCATTCTATCCAATACGCCCGTCATGTGTTGTATATGAAAACCTACGGACGCCCTACCCTCCAATTGATTCCAAAGCAAATCTTGGGGAAAATCCCACAAATAATCATGGATCTCCTTATAGGATTGTAGCAAGGCATGGGCCGCAGGTTG
The DNA window shown above is from Maribacter algicola and carries:
- a CDS encoding DinB family protein — translated: MGKTDKSDAIEFWLRGPVDGIPSFLQPAAHALLQSYKEIHDYLWDFPQDLLWNQLEGRASVGFHIQHMTGVLDRMMTYAKGEPLTDAQFEYLKSEGVPKEELTLTGLKSGFKDQVEVALAYFKGLSEDILMEPRSVGRKKLPSTVLGLLFHAAEHSQRHVGQLLVTASVLKSQRGKIN